GCGCTCGGCCGGCGCCCGCCGACCCGAGTCTCGACGGCCTCCGGCTGTGGCAGTACCGCCTTGGGCGCGGGCGAGCGATTCTGTCGCCCGCCGGCGCCACGCGCACCTTCGAGCAGACGCTCAGCGGCGGCATGATGGGCAGCGAAGTCTGGACCATCAACGGCAAGGTCTGGCCCCGCACCGACCCGCTACCGCTGAAGCGCGGTGAGCGTGCCGTCGTGCGCTTCCGGAACATGAGCATGGAGGCGCACCCCATGCACCTGCACGGGCAGTCGTTCCGGGTGCTGGCGATCAACGGAGCTCCGGCCGATGCTCCGCTCGTCAAGGACAGCGTCGACGTGGACGGGCACATGGGCTCCGCCGTCGTGGAGTTCACGGCCCTCAACCCCGGCGACTGGCTATTGCACTGTCACAAGCCGATGCACATGGACGGCGGGATGATCAGTCTCGTCAAGGTCGGGTGAGCCGGCGTGTCGTTCTACGGCCGCGTCGTCCTGCCACGCCTCATCGACCTCTGTCATGCGCAACACAGCGGACGCGGCCGAGCGGGCGAAGCTGGTGCCGCTGGCCTCCGGCACCGTGCTGGAAGTCGGCATCGGCTCGGCGCTCAACGTGCCGCACTATCAACGCGAGGTGCGGGCCCTTCTCGGCGTGGACCCATCGCTCGAGCTCTGGCACCTCGGTCGCCGCCGTCCCGGTACGCCGCCGTTCCCCATCGCGTATCTGGCGGGCTCGGCGGAACGGTTACCCGTCGCTGACGAGTCCATCGACACGGTCGTGTCGACGTGGACGCTCTGCAGCATCCCGGATATCCGCCCAGCGCTCCGCGAGATGCGGCGCGTGGTCAAGCCCGGCGGCCGCTTCATCTTCATCGAGCACGGGCGTGCGCCCGATGCCCGCGTGCGCGCGTGGCAGGACCGGCTCACACCGCCCTGGGCCCGAGTGGCCGGCGGCTGCCAATTGAATCGACCGATCGACAGGCTCATCGAGGAGGCCGGCTTCAGCCCACTGACGCTCGACCGCGGGTACGCGAGCGGTCCGAAGCCAATGGCGTATCTGTACAAGGGCGTGGCCGTGGCCCCGCAGTCATGAACGTCGCGAAACCCTGGCTCGGTGTCGTGATCGTCCTGGTCCTCGCGGGCTGCGCCCAGAAGTCGTCTCCCGAGGAGACGGCGATCGCGTACGGCCGTGCCCTGTATGCCAGCGATGCCGATGCCCTGTGGCGACTGATCTCGGAGACGGACCGCCGCCACAAGGACGAGGCGACCTTTCGCCGCCAGCAGCATCAGCTGAAGGGCTTCACGCGGGAGGCCGTCGAGCAACTCGCCCGCCACATCGATGCCGCGCCACTCAGCGTCTCCGTCGCGGGAGATCGCGCCACCGTCATCCTCAAGTTCCGGCTGCCCGACGCAAACGCGCCGGCGATTCGTCGCCTGATGCACGACTGGGACGAGGATCGACTCGACAAGCTGTCTGCCGGCGAGCGGACGCAGATCCGCGAGCGGCTCGACGGCCTTGCCCGCGAGCATCGCCTGCCGATCGTCGAGGGCGACGAGACGATCGAGCTCATCCGCGAGGCCGGGACCTGGCACGTCTTCCTGAACTGGGCGGGCGGCGTGCGAGTCACCTTCGATGCGGCCGTGGACCCGGGGCTGCCCCTGGACGTGAAGATCGCGCCGGTGTCGATCGTGCTCGCGAGAGGCGAACGCGTTCGGGTCAGTGTCCGGGCAAGAAATACCGGTGCCCGCGAGCTGACGACGCGAGTGAGCCACAGGACCGAGCCGGCGACCGAGGCGAACCACCTGGCCTTGCTGCAGTGCCCACTCCTGGTCCCGGTCCGAGTGGCGTCCGGGGAGGTCGAGGAGTACGAGTCCGAGTACTTGCTGCTCCCCGACGTTCCGGAAAGTGTGAAGGCTCTCACCGTGACGTACCGCTTTCCGACTTCGCGCGGTGGAAGGCCGTGATCGCAGGGAGGATGCCGCCGTGGACATGATGTGGGGGATGCCCTGGACGATGCTGTTCGGCGCCGTCTTCTGGCTCGCAATTCTCGTCGCGGTCGGTCTGGGCATCTGGTGGCTGGCGAGCCGTGTCCGCCCGATTGGCCGTGACGCTGCCCTCGAGGCGCTTCGAGAGCGTTACGCGCGCGGCGAGATCAGTCGAGAGGAGTTCGAGGCTCGCCGGCGCGACTTGGCCGCCTGATACTATAATAATAACGTGCACAGTGGTCGGATCAGGCTCTCGAGAGCGCACGCTGGCGGATCCTGCTTGCCGCGGTCGTCCTTCAGCCCTTTGTTACCTGCGGAGCAGTCCGAGGAGGACGCCGTCGGACGTGGTAACGAGGGCGAGAGGTGTCGTCGGCGCCTTCAGGTAGTCCGGGAGCTGCCCTACGGGCACGTTCGGCCGAAATGTGATGGGATTCGACCGCATGACGAATTCCACTCGAGTATCCGAAGGCGTATCCGCGCTCACGCCCTCCACCAAGCCAAGTACGATACGCTGGCTATCTACGACGACGCATAAGTCCGAGCCCGTTCTACGCAGTCGATCGCGCACCTCGCCTACCCGCTCGTCCACCGTGCACGTCGCAACATCCCGCTCGGCGACGTCGGCGACGCGGGCCGTACCGGCCTCCATGCCCTCGCGGGGGAGTCCCGCCGCGAACCAATCGGCCTTCCCGGGCTGATAGCGGTAGACCTGCCGGAACCCGAGCGTCTCGAGCCGCGACGCGGCCCGCGCGCTCATGTCTCACTGGTAGTCATGGCAGTAGACGACGACCGGCCGTGCCGGGTCGAGCCGGCGTCTTGCTTCGTCACCAAGCGACTTCAGTGGAATGCTGACGGCGCCCGGAATATGCTCGGCCGCGTACTCCTTCTCAGGAAGCACGTCAACGAGCTGCGCTCCTGATCCGACCAGTTCCCGCACCCCCTGCCGATCGATGTGCTTCGCCATCGCGACACCACCCTCCCCTGCCTGCCGGATGCCCGCCCTGCCTCGCCTCGGGTTGCGCTCAGAGCTCATTGACGAGACTCGGGCGGCGCCGCCCCCTCCCCCCGCTTGAGCGAGGCGCGGAACCCGAGGCGGTTCACGGCCTCCACCATCTTCTCGATGGTCACCTGCGTCGGATCGAAGGCGATGACCGCCTCTTTCGCCCGAAAGCTCACGTCCGCCCGAGTCACGCCGTTCAGCCCCTCCAGGGCCTTCTTGACCGCGATGGGTCAGGTACCTCACGTCATTCCTTCAACCGCCAGCACGACCGTCGACATCGCCGCTGAAGCAACCGCAGCGATCAGCGCGAGGATGAACAGGAGCCCGAAAAGAAGTGCCTGCCGCCTCATCGCAGTATCTCCATGTCGTGGCCGGCGTGGGACCCGGTTGTCGTCATCTGAGCCAGGAGCTCCGAGGTCAGCTCCGGGAAGCGATCCAGGACGATGGCCGACGTCACGACCACGGCGGCGGCGATGAGGAGCGCGAGCGTGATGCGGCCGCCGGCCATCCGGCAGGCGAGGGCCGCACAGCGGCGCCGCTCCCGGAAGTACAACGCGAAGCCGATCGCGACCCCGAGCACGCCGGCGGGAATCAGCAGCCAACGGTACTGCATGGTGACCGCCATGAACGCACCGCTGCCGACCCCCAGGAGGATCACGGCGAGCGGCAGAAGGCAACAGAGTGACGACAGCACGGCGCCCACCCACGCCGTGATGCTGACCCCGAGCGCCCCGAGCCTCACGGCGCCCTCCGGCACGCCACGCGATATCGATAGACGGCGATCCCGACGAAGACCACGAACGCCGCCAGCAGGACGACGTCGAGGCGGCCGAACCACGCGCCCAGACCGATGGCGCCCAGGCCGATCACGGCCAGAGGGGTGAGACACGCGAGGCACGCGAGCACCGCACCGATGAGGCCGACGGTGAACCAGCGGTCACGCCACATGCGATCCTCCTGCATCCTTCTCCGCGGCGAACGCGCCGTACGCGAAGCTCAGCCGGTACGTTCGCCCGCAGCACGAGACCGTGTCGCCGGCCGTGGCGTCCTCCGGCAGCGTGATGACCTCGTCGCAGTCCGGGCAGCTCACCCGATGCGCCAGGCTTGCCGCCCACCGATCTCCCTCCCCGCGGACGCGCAGGGCATGACCGGCGCAGTTCGGGCACTGCACGAGGTCACCTGTTCGGCCATCGTTCGCGAGCTCAACGAGCGCCCCGCAGTCCGGGCATCGGACGGCCGGCCCGGTCAAAGTCCGAGCAGCCGCTGCAAGCGGCCACGGTCGAAGCCGATGATCACCTCGTCGCCGACCGTGATGACGGGAACCGCCATGCGGCCAGTCTTCGCGATCAACGCCTCCCGGGTTTCCGCGTCTTCAGCGACGTTCTTCGCCGTGAAGTCGATGCCGTGGGACGAAAGAAACTCTTTCGCCGCGTGACACGACTGTCAGGTCGAGGACCAGTACACCGTGATCGCGCGATTCGTCATCCTCGCTCTCCTGTGAGGGTACGTCCGCCCTCGGCTCGTCCTGTTGGAGCGGCGCGGTGGAGGCCGTCGTGTCGGTCCTTTGGACGGATCTGGACGACGTCGACTGGGTGGGCCACGTTCTTGAGCCGGCGCCGGCCAAGCGACCGGCAGCGAGACCATGGGGGCAGGAGCGCGGCTGTCTTTCGCGTCGTCAGGATCTGCCCGTGCCGCGCCAGCGCGCACAAGCGGGCGGCCACGTTGGTCACGGGCCCAGTCGCGGCGTAGACCCACCGTTCGCCTGAGCTTCCCCGAAGCCGGGTGAGGCCGGTGAGTGCCCGACCAGCCTCGAGCCCCAAGTTTACGACGATCGGGTCGTGCCAGCGGCGGCGGCGTGCGTTGAGATCCTGCGTTCGGGCCTTGATGGCCAGTGCCGCGTCGAGCGCTCCCCGGGCGGCCTCTTGCAGAGTCCGCGCCTCGAACAGGGCCACCAGCCCGTCGCCCAGCACTTCGGTGACCTCCCCTCCCGCCGCGCGGGCGGCGTCCAGGTACTCGGCGAAGTAGGTCTCGATGACCTCGTTCATTCGGCGGGGCGTCAGGTCCTCGCACAGTCGGGCACATCCCTCGACGTCCACGAAGAGGGCGGCCACCAGGCGCATCGCCTTGGCCGGGACGGCGACGCCGTCAACCAAGTCTCGGAGCGCGAGCCGTGGGATCAGCCGATGGCAGGGGGGCGACGTAGGCACCGTCACTTCCTGAGCGTGCGCGAGGTCCCTGGTCGCGCTCATAGCGCCCCTCGCATGCTCCGCGGTCGGCTGGCTCTGCGTTTCATGGGTTCCCGTTCAGGCCGCTGTCCGCGTGGCGACCGGGTGTGGCCCAGCTCGCCGTCCGTCCTGATCTCGAGGGTCATCGAAGTCCTCTCTCTGGTTTCGAGTGCTCGGTACCCTGGCACAACGGTACGATCTGTAGTAACTACAGATTCAAGCCTTTTCTTGGGGGAGGCTCCATGGCGATGACGACACGATCGGTCAGGCGCGGCATCGGTGCCCTGTCGAAGGAAACTGGCTGCAATATCGAGACGATCCGCTACTACGAGAGGATCGGGCTGATGCCGCCCCCTGCGCGCAGCGAAGGAGGCCATCGGCTCTACGCGGAGGCTGAGACCAGGCGCCTCGGCTTCATTCGCCGAACTCGCCAGCTCGGCTTCACGCTCGACGAGGTCCGCACGCTGTTGAAGCTCGTGGACGGGGGTCGCTACACCTGTGCCCAGGTGAAGCGGATCACCGTTCACCACTTGCAGGGCGTCCGGGAGAAGGTCGTGGATCTCCGAAAGATCGAGCGGGTGCTGAGAGAGATGGCGGCCCAGTGCGACGGTGGCCGGGTGCCCAAGTGCCCTGTGATCGACGCGCTCTTCGACGAGCGGAGCCGCCTGGCATGATCGTCCTCAAGACCTTCGGTCTCTTCGTGCTGACGGCGATCGCCGAGATCGTCGGCTGTTACCTACCGTACGTCTGGCTGAGGAAGAACGGCTCGCCGTGGCTGCTGGTGCCGGGTGCGGCTAGCCTTGCGCTGTTCGCCTGGCTCCTCACGCTCCACCCGACGGCCTCTGGACGTGTCTACGCGGCCTACGGAGGCGTGTACGTGAGCGTCGCCCTCCTCTGGCTGTGGCGCGTCGATCGGGTCACCGTCACGGGATGGGATCTGGCCGGCGTGGCCATCGTCCTCATCGGAATGAGCGTCATCATCTGGGGCAGCTGGCAGGGCTGACCGGCGTTTCGTCGATTTCGGTCCCTCAACCGCCCGGCGCTACTGAGCACACCGTGGCAAACTGCAGCAGTCGAGCGGTGAACTGCGCTGTCGCGGTGGCGCCTGGTCACCGCTGCGCGTCCTGTGTCAGTCGCGAGCTTCCGTGATTCGCTGATTGAATGCACCTTTGCACAGCGGGGGCAATGGAGTCGGCGCTCATTCATGAAATGGCAGTCCTCTTGCCCTGCTCGTGGTTCGGGCGTCATCCGGGAGCACGTTCCGGGGAGGGAAAGTCGGCTCTCCCGGCGCAGCGTCATGACTGGCTGACAGTCAAGGAAGCCGCGGACCTCCTCAGGGTTCCGGTGAGCTGGCTGTACGAGCGCACGCGCACCAACAGCATCCCTCACGTGAAGCTCGGGAAATACCTGCGGTTCGATCAGGACGAACCTGCAGCCTGGGTCGAAGAGTACGCGCTCCGGTATTACAACGCGGCGGGCCGGCGCCGGTGGCAGACCATCGGACCGAATCTCCACGAGGCCAGGAAGGTCCTGGCCGAGCGCATGTGGGAGCGTCGCCACGGGAAGTTCCGCCTCGACAGGCAGCCGATCACGACGAAGGAGTTCGCGACGAAGTGGAACGAGGACTACGTCACCGTGCAGGTTCGCCTCGGCCGCATGAAGGAGTCATCGGCCGAGAGTTGTCGCAGCCGCCTGCGGCTGCACGTGGTTCCGTTCTTCGGCCAGATGCGCCTGGACGCGATCGCGCTGCCGCACGTGCGGGACTTCATGAAGGCGCTGCTGGCCGAGGACCTCTCGCCCAAGACCGTCCTGAACGTGATGGTGGTACTCAAGGAGATGCTCAAGCAGCACGCGGTCCAGTGGGGCTACCTCGACGCCAACCCGGCCCAGTACGCGGAGCGACCGCGCGGCGAGGAGCAGGAGATGCAGATCCTGACACCGCCGGAGATCCGGCGACTCCTCGATGCCGCGGACGAGCCGACGCGCACGCTGATCCTGTGCGCGGTGCTGACCGGGATGCGCCGGGGCGAGCTGCTCGGACTGCGGTGGGAGGACATCGATCTCGAGGGCCATCGCGTCTTCGCCCGCCGAGCGCTCTGGCGGGGGAAGATCGTCACGCCGAAGTCGCGGCGCTAACGCCGCACGATCGACATGGCGGCGAACACCGCTAACCCCTGCCCGCAAGAGCAGTGATCGCGGGATCGTGAGGCCGAGCGCCTTGGCGGTCCTGACGTTGACGGCAAGCTCGAACCTCGTGGGCTGCTCGACAGGGAGGTCGACCCGGCCTGCAGGGCCCTGGTGGTCACGCACCTGCTGACCCACGGGCCGGGGTCATCGCGCCGCAGCCACCACCGCCCCATCCGTTCTGAGATGCTCACGGCATCTTCACGGCCGCCGCCCCTCAGCCATACCAGGGCTTTTCGTCCGGCTCGACTTGGAGACCGTCCATTAGCTTGTTGAAGCCACTGAACAGGTCGACGACCGCCATGAGCTCGAGTACAGCAGCATCGTCCAGACCCAACTTCTGCACCGCAGAAGTGTGTACCTGCAGTCAATAACGACATCCCTGGACAGCCGACACGGCAACCGCGATGATCTCCTTGGTGAGGCGGTCGAGCTGACCCGAGGCAAACATGACCGCCTTCACCTTGTTCCAGTTCGCCTCGAGGTAGCCGGGATTAGACGCCATGACCCTGTACAGGTTCGGGACAAAATCGATAGCGAATTCCTGCTTTATGTCCTCGTAGATAGCTTTCACACGGCCACCGGCTTCGTCTTCAGAGATCATCTTGATGGATGCCATTGGTGCTCCTTTGGCTAGGTGCGGGCGTGGCTTCACCGGCCAGCGCTTCATCCCTGCGACGCGGCCACGTCTCACCGTGCATACCGATCAGCCCATCACAAGCTCAGGCTCCAGCCGGATCTTCCTGTAGAGCGAGGCGCGGACGAGGAGATGCTCCATCAACATTCACGTGAGATCCCGCTTCCTGGCTTCGAACTCTTCCTCGCCGATCTCACCTCTCGCATAGCGCTCGCGTAGGATCTGGAGCGCGCGGTCGGCGCGCGGCTCGCCCCGGGACTCGTCGCCTTGTCGCACGAGCCACCGGATGCCGAGCACGAGGCCCGCGATCACGAGTGCCCAGAAGAAAAACATCATCACCATCATCCCCAGGCCCCACGCACCCCATCCCCACATCATCGGATGCGCGCCCCAGTCCCAGGGACG
The nucleotide sequence above comes from Candidatus Methylomirabilota bacterium. Encoded proteins:
- a CDS encoding multicopper oxidase domain-containing protein, yielding ARPAPADPSLDGLRLWQYRLGRGRAILSPAGATRTFEQTLSGGMMGSEVWTINGKVWPRTDPLPLKRGERAVVRFRNMSMEAHPMHLHGQSFRVLAINGAPADAPLVKDSVDVDGHMGSAVVEFTALNPGDWLLHCHKPMHMDGGMISLVKVG
- a CDS encoding class I SAM-dependent methyltransferase — its product is MPLASGTVLEVGIGSALNVPHYQREVRALLGVDPSLELWHLGRRRPGTPPFPIAYLAGSAERLPVADESIDTVVSTWTLCSIPDIRPALREMRRVVKPGGRFIFIEHGRAPDARVRAWQDRLTPPWARVAGGCQLNRPIDRLIEEAGFSPLTLDRGYASGPKPMAYLYKGVAVAPQS
- a CDS encoding cytochrome c oxidase assembly protein, which produces MNVAKPWLGVVIVLVLAGCAQKSSPEETAIAYGRALYASDADALWRLISETDRRHKDEATFRRQQHQLKGFTREAVEQLARHIDAAPLSVSVAGDRATVILKFRLPDANAPAIRRLMHDWDEDRLDKLSAGERTQIRERLDGLAREHRLPIVEGDETIELIREAGTWHVFLNWAGGVRVTFDAAVDPGLPLDVKIAPVSIVLARGERVRVSVRARNTGARELTTRVSHRTEPATEANHLALLQCPLLVPVRVASGEVEEYESEYLLLPDVPESVKALTVTYRFPTSRGGRP
- a CDS encoding SHOCT domain-containing protein, which gives rise to MMWGMPWTMLFGAVFWLAILVAVGLGIWWLASRVRPIGRDAALEALRERYARGEISREEFEARRRDLAA
- a CDS encoding CBS domain-containing protein, with the translated sequence MSARAASRLETLGFRQVYRYQPGKADWFAAGLPREGMEAGTARVADVAERDVATCTVDERVGEVRDRLRRTGSDLCVVVDSQRIVLGLVEGVSADTPSDTRVEFVMRSNPITFRPNVPVGQLPDYLKAPTTPLALVTTSDGVLLGLLRR
- a CDS encoding rhodanese-like domain-containing protein; translated protein: MAKHIDRQGVRELVGSGAQLVDVLPEKEYAAEHIPGAVSIPLKSLGDEARRRLDPARPVVVYCHDYQ
- a CDS encoding metal-binding (seleno)protein produces the protein MRRQALLFGLLFILALIAAVASAAMSTVVLAVEGMTUGTUPIAVKKALEGLNGVTRADVSFRAKEAVIAFDPTQVTIEKMVEAVNRLGFRASLKRGEGAAPPESRQ
- the merF gene encoding mercury resistance system transport protein MerF, which produces MWRDRWFTVGLIGAVLACLACLTPLAVIGLGAIGLGAWFGRLDVVLLAAFVVFVGIAVYRYRVACRRAP
- a CDS encoding adenylate/guanylate cyclase domain-containing protein is translated as MVDGVAVPAKAMRLVAALFVDVEGCARLCEDLTPRRMNEVIETYFAEYLDAARAAGGEVTEVLGDGLVALFEARTLQEAARGALDAALAIKARTQDLNARRRRWHDPIVVNLGLEAGRALTGLTRLRGSSGERWVYAATGPVTNVAARLCALARHGQILTTRKTAALLPPWSRCRSLGRRRLKNVAHPVDVVQIRPKDRHDGLHRAAPTGRAEGGRTLTGERG
- a CDS encoding helix-turn-helix domain-containing protein, which codes for MTTRSVRRGIGALSKETGCNIETIRYYERIGLMPPPARSEGGHRLYAEAETRRLGFIRRTRQLGFTLDEVRTLLKLVDGGRYTCAQVKRITVHHLQGVREKVVDLRKIERVLREMAAQCDGGRVPKCPVIDALFDERSRLA
- a CDS encoding YnfA family protein; translated protein: MIVLKTFGLFVLTAIAEIVGCYLPYVWLRKNGSPWLLVPGAASLALFAWLLTLHPTASGRVYAAYGGVYVSVALLWLWRVDRVTVTGWDLAGVAIVLIGMSVIIWGSWQG
- a CDS encoding helix-turn-helix domain-containing protein is translated as MAVLLPCSWFGRHPGARSGEGKSALPAQRHDWLTVKEAADLLRVPVSWLYERTRTNSIPHVKLGKYLRFDQDEPAAWVEEYALRYYNAAGRRRWQTIGPNLHEARKVLAERMWERRHGKFRLDRQPITTKEFATKWNEDYVTVQVRLGRMKESSAESCRSRLRLHVVPFFGQMRLDAIALPHVRDFMKALLAEDLSPKTVLNVMVVLKEMLKQHAVQWGYLDANPAQYAERPRGEEQEMQILTPPEIRRLLDAADEPTRTLILCAVLTGMRRGELLGLRWEDIDLEGHRVFARRALWRGKIVTPKSRR
- a CDS encoding carboxymuconolactone decarboxylase family protein; this encodes MASIKMISEDEAGGRVKAIYEDIKQEFAIDFVPNLYRVMASNPGYLEANWNKVKAVMFASGQLDRLTKEIIAVAVSAVQGCRYULQVHTSAVQKLGLDDAAVLELMAVVDLFSGFNKLMDGLQVEPDEKPWYG
- a CDS encoding SHOCT domain-containing protein, with the translated sequence MLATAGTAPELIGLGVLRLTITAQDRPWDWGAHPMMWGWGAWGLGMMVMMFFFWALVIAGLVLGIRWLVRQGDESRGEPRADRALQILRERYARGEIGEEEFEARKRDLT